From the genome of Anticarsia gemmatalis isolate Benzon Research Colony breed Stoneville strain chromosome 13, ilAntGemm2 primary, whole genome shotgun sequence, one region includes:
- the LOC142977925 gene encoding uncharacterized protein LOC142977925 isoform X2: MGERKILLFILSVIVYCVYSVHMWFMKQNVQANVVEPEKNEPVVIPDIDPKNETTSISRVVKTKAIPLFMKNACSVLEVFTVKPEIKCKNKMEGLSTDNNTVTVIGITVFLMILLIHAILEAIKVKEDERARRKLNPDGERRQSLAEFANKKPFVRRESNKFSQQLFQIAESFVCSSPKEEPKNRRQVRQYTRGESINSYLSETRTKPQEGSAPASVSEITTAERRLVKRQSVARLFGLSDD, encoded by the exons ATGGGCGAACGTAAGATCTTGCTTTTTATTCTCTCCGTGATCGTTTATTGTGTATACAGTGTGCACATGTGGTTTATGAAACAGAATGTACAAGCTAATGTTGTGGAGCCCGAAAAGAATGAGCCTGTGGTAATACCAGACATTGATCCAAAAAATGAAACGACGTCAATAAGTCGCGTTGTAAAAACAAAAGCCATTCCCTTGTTTATGAAAAACGCGTGCAGCGTTTTAGAAGTGTTTACTGTTAAGCcggaaataaaatgtaaaaataaaatggaagGATTGAGTACCGATAATAACACAGTCACCGTTATAGGCATCACTGTGTTTCTCATGATACTTTTGATACACGCTATACTGGAAGCGATCAAAGTGAAGGAAGATGAAAGGGCTAGAAGGAAGCTGAACCCTGATGGAGAGAGGAGGCAGTCATTAGCAGAGTTCGCTAATAAGAAACCGTTCGTGCGTCGAGAGTCGAACAAGTTTAGTCAGCAACTGTTTCAGATTGCTGAATCGTTTGTGTGTTCAAGTCCAAAGGAAGAGCCAAAGAATCGTCGTCAGGTGAGACAATATACAAGGGGAGAATCTATTAACTCGTACTTGAGCGAGACGCGCACCAAACCTCAGGAGGGGTCGGCACCGGCATCAGTTAGCGAGATCACTACGGCTGAACGGAGACTCGTCAAAAGACAATCTGTAGCCAGACTCTTCG GTCTGTCTGACGACTGA